One genomic segment of Methanococcus voltae PS includes these proteins:
- a CDS encoding Coenzyme F420 hydrogenase/dehydrogenase, beta subunit C-terminal domain, whose translation MITKSYLDLKKEVWDIGTCSGCGACVAVCPCDNIFFMEDEPMRVGCDQIKCGKLDSSESPLSFDFCKVTNYNVKCGACYDACPRTSSGLLAKKIPEAPIGDFIEIKTAKAKKSNGSVQSGGVVTALLAEAFDEDLIDGAIVMIEDKWTMEPESYLATSKEEVLKSSGSRYSWNVPILEALREAVYNKKLKRLAVIGTPCVMDSLNSITSSNNDLLKPFEKAIRFKIGLFCYETMKYGPLMEMLEKEGINPWDIKKMDIEKGKFIVLLDNGDMKSYKIKDLEKLVRTGCMYCKDFTGYNSDISVGNVGSPEGVSTVILRNHWGKGLFDKAVLNNHIEVKEPVNTDEITKLAKMKIKDRKDILIN comes from the coding sequence GTTCAGGCTGTGGAGCATGTGTTGCAGTGTGTCCTTGCGACAACATATTTTTCATGGAAGACGAGCCTATGCGAGTTGGATGTGACCAGATAAAATGTGGAAAATTGGATTCAAGTGAATCACCATTATCTTTCGACTTTTGTAAAGTTACAAATTACAATGTAAAATGCGGCGCTTGTTACGATGCCTGCCCAAGAACTTCGTCCGGCTTATTAGCTAAAAAAATCCCTGAAGCTCCAATTGGAGATTTCATTGAGATAAAAACAGCTAAAGCTAAAAAAAGCAATGGTTCCGTTCAGAGCGGAGGTGTTGTAACTGCATTATTAGCAGAGGCTTTTGATGAAGATTTAATAGATGGCGCAATCGTTATGATTGAAGATAAATGGACTATGGAACCAGAATCTTATTTGGCTACTTCAAAAGAAGAAGTTCTTAAGTCATCAGGTAGTAGGTACAGCTGGAATGTACCAATTTTAGAAGCATTAAGAGAAGCAGTTTATAACAAAAAACTTAAAAGATTAGCTGTTATAGGTACACCTTGTGTTATGGACTCTTTGAATTCAATAACAAGTTCAAATAATGATTTATTGAAACCATTTGAAAAAGCCATAAGATTCAAAATAGGTCTTTTCTGCTATGAAACAATGAAATACGGCCCTTTGATGGAAATGTTAGAAAAAGAAGGCATTAATCCATGGGATATTAAAAAAATGGACATTGAAAAAGGAAAATTCATTGTTTTGCTAGATAATGGAGATATGAAATCCTACAAAATTAAAGATTTAGAAAAACTAGTAAGAACCGGTTGTATGTACTGTAAAGATTTCACAGGGTACAACTCAGATATATCTGTTGGTAATGTTGGTTCACCAGAAGGTGTTTCGACAGTTATCTTAAGAAATCACTGGGGCAAAGGTTTATTTGATAAAGCCGTTCTTAATAACCATATTGAAGTTAAAGAACCCGTTAATACTGATGAAATTACAAAATTAGCCAAAATGAAAATTAAAGATAGAAAAGATATTTTAATTAATTAA
- a CDS encoding mRNA surveillance protein pelota, which produces MKIINQIPEKNLIKLMPENLDDLWHLSNIIQYNNAVSALTERRTEDKGDKLRADRGVKRKVYLGIKAEKISFHEDTNRLRVNGKIIHGPDDIPLGSYHTIDIEPLSQVSIQKNWKPWDLKRLKEAENSSKNPKIVVVVLDEHNANVYVVREYGVKELAELKSGISKNLGAKQNEQMRFSYFSEIASIISEFSGKILVTGTGFARNNFQKYVSEKYKELSPNIVVESSNHTGRLGLQEVLKSGIIDRIYGEARLSKESQLVEKLLEEISKKGLAAYGLAEVENALNYCAIEKLLITDQYLRSKRRNIEQMVIEVENSNGELVVVSTEHESGKQLKALGGIAALLRFPVE; this is translated from the coding sequence ATGAAAATAATAAATCAAATTCCTGAAAAGAATCTAATAAAACTAATGCCTGAAAATTTAGATGATTTATGGCATTTATCGAATATTATACAATATAATAATGCTGTATCGGCTTTAACTGAGAGAAGAACTGAAGATAAAGGGGATAAATTAAGAGCTGACCGGGGTGTAAAGAGAAAGGTTTATTTGGGTATAAAGGCTGAAAAAATATCATTTCATGAAGATACAAATCGTTTAAGGGTAAATGGTAAAATAATTCATGGACCAGATGATATTCCATTAGGTTCGTACCATACTATCGACATTGAACCACTGAGTCAGGTTTCCATACAAAAAAATTGGAAACCTTGGGATTTAAAGCGATTAAAAGAAGCTGAGAACTCGTCAAAGAACCCTAAAATAGTGGTTGTAGTATTGGATGAACACAATGCAAACGTGTATGTAGTTCGAGAATATGGTGTAAAAGAACTAGCAGAACTAAAATCGGGAATTTCTAAAAATTTAGGTGCTAAACAAAATGAACAAATGCGTTTTAGTTATTTTTCTGAAATTGCATCAATTATATCTGAATTTTCTGGAAAAATACTAGTTACAGGGACGGGTTTTGCACGAAACAACTTCCAAAAGTATGTTTCTGAAAAATATAAGGAATTATCCCCGAATATTGTTGTAGAATCAAGTAATCATACTGGTAGATTGGGGTTACAAGAAGTTTTAAAATCCGGTATAATTGATAGAATATATGGAGAAGCCCGTTTGAGTAAGGAATCGCAATTAGTTGAAAAATTACTTGAAGAAATATCTAAAAAAGGGCTTGCAGCTTATGGTTTAGCAGAAGTGGAAAATGCTTTAAATTACTGTGCAATTGAAAAATTATTAATAACTGACCAATATTTAAGGTCTAAAAGAAGAAATATTGAACAAATGGTAATTGAAGTTGAAAATTCAAACGGAGAATTGGTAGTTGTATCTACAGAACATGAATCAGGGAAACAGCTTAAAGCACTAGGGGGAATAGCTGCATTACTAAGATTCCCTGTCGAATAA
- a CDS encoding Tfx family DNA-binding protein: MESFLTEVQVKVLDLRKKGHTQDEIAKKMGTSRANISMIEKRAKENVEKARNTLSIYSDIIAPSRIVIPEGTDVFEIPKIVFSKSDEDEIHVRYTSLEIMEFINQNAKKYIRNRFVKEPFIVTIMQTGEIYITSIDSESSDYENNMLK; encoded by the coding sequence ATGGAGTCATTTTTAACAGAAGTACAAGTAAAAGTTTTAGATTTGCGTAAAAAGGGGCATACACAAGACGAAATAGCAAAAAAGATGGGGACTAGTAGGGCTAATATTAGCATGATTGAAAAGAGGGCTAAAGAAAATGTCGAAAAAGCAAGGAATACGCTTAGTATTTACAGTGATATAATAGCACCTTCTAGAATTGTAATACCTGAAGGTACTGACGTTTTTGAGATACCTAAAATAGTATTTTCAAAGTCTGATGAAGATGAGATTCATGTGAGATATACTTCTCTGGAAATTATGGAGTTTATCAATCAAAATGCTAAAAAATACATAAGAAATAGATTTGTAAAAGAACCTTTTATTGTTACAATTATGCAAACTGGCGAAATTTATATAACTTCAATAGATTCAGAATCAAGTGATTATGAAAATAACATGTTAAAATAA